Sequence from the Fodinibius salicampi genome:
AATCAAAGATGAAAGAAGATAACTACATACTGGGTATATCAGCCTACTACCATGACTCTGCAGCTGCTATTTTAAAAAATGGCGAAATTATCGCCGCTGTTCAGGAAGAGCGTTTTACTAGGAAAAAAGGGGATGCAAGATTTCCAATTGATTCTGTTTCATATTGTTTAAATGAGGCCGGGATAGTTATTTCGGAGTTGGACTATGTAGTATTTTATGAAAGCCCTTTTTTAAAGTTTGATCGCCTTATGGAAACATACATTTCTTTTTGGCCGGCGGCTAAAAAACTTTTTACCGAATCATTTCCATTGTGGGCAAATCACCGGTTGCATATTTCCAGAGAGATAAAACGAGAATTGGGAGATGGATTTGTGGGAGAAATTGGTTATACCGATCACCACCTGTCACATGCTGCATCTGCTTTTTTCCCATCACCGTATGAAGAGGCCGCTATTTTAACACTTGATGCGGTTGGTGAATGGTCAACCAGTTCTGTCGGTGTCGGAGAAGTGAACAACGTGGAACTCCTTCGGGATATGCGATTTCCGCATTCCATTGGAATGTTATATTCAGCCTTCACTTATTATACAGGATTCAAGGTAAACTCCGGGGAATATAAATTGATGGGGCTAGCTCCCTATGGTGAACCTAAATATGTAGACACGATTTTGGACAATGTCATTAAGGTTAACGATGACGGTTCAATATGGATGGATATGAGCTATTTTAATTACGCCAAAGGGTTGGCAATGACTTCTGATAAGTTTCATAACCTGTTTGGCGGGCCGCCGCGTAAAACAGAAGAGACTATTCAACAGAAGGATATGGACTTAGCTGCATCGATCCAGAAGGTTACGGAGGAAATTATACTTCGTTCCGCTAAATATGCTTATGAACTTACAGGTAAAAAGAATTTGGTAATGGCGGGTGGAGTTGCCTTGAATTGTGTTGCAAATGGCAAAATATTACGTGAAGGTCCCTTCGAAAATATCTGGATACAGCCGGCGGCAGGGGATGCTGGTGGGGCACTCGGAGCTGCACTATTAATGTGGCATCACCACTTGGATAAACCAAGAAATGTGCATCCTGATGACAGTCAAAAGGGGTCATTCCTTGGTCCCTCATTTACCAAAGATAAAGAACAAATTTATTTGGATTCAGTTGGTGCAATTTATGAATTAATTGAGGATGAAAAAGAACTTATTGACAGAGTTTCGGACCTGCTTAAAGAGGAAAAAATAGTGGGCTGGTTTAACGGGAGAATGGAATTTGGACCTCGGGCGCTGGGTAGTAGAAGTATAATAGGAGATGCCCGTTCCTCCCAAATGCAACAGACCATGAATTTGAAGATTAAGTTTCGGGAATCATTTCGTCCTTTTGCTCCATGTGTGCTTCATGACCATGTCCATAAATACTTTGAAATGAAGGAGGGCAGGGAAAGTCCTTATATGCTTTTTGTGGCACCGGTAAAAAAAGAGGAAAGAACAGAACTGAGTGAGGAGGAGATTAAAAAAATGAACGATCCTGATTTG
This genomic interval carries:
- a CDS encoding carbamoyltransferase family protein produces the protein MKEDNYILGISAYYHDSAAAILKNGEIIAAVQEERFTRKKGDARFPIDSVSYCLNEAGIVISELDYVVFYESPFLKFDRLMETYISFWPAAKKLFTESFPLWANHRLHISREIKRELGDGFVGEIGYTDHHLSHAASAFFPSPYEEAAILTLDAVGEWSTSSVGVGEVNNVELLRDMRFPHSIGMLYSAFTYYTGFKVNSGEYKLMGLAPYGEPKYVDTILDNVIKVNDDGSIWMDMSYFNYAKGLAMTSDKFHNLFGGPPRKTEETIQQKDMDLAASIQKVTEEIILRSAKYAYELTGKKNLVMAGGVALNCVANGKILREGPFENIWIQPAAGDAGGALGAALLMWHHHLDKPRNVHPDDSQKGSFLGPSFTKDKEQIYLDSVGAIYELIEDEKELIDRVSDLLKEEKIVGWFNGRMEFGPRALGSRSIIGDARSSQMQQTMNLKIKFRESFRPFAPCVLHDHVHKYFEMKEGRESPYMLFVAPVKKEERTELSEEEIKKMNDPDLRKRVAVPRSTIPAVTHVDYSARVQTVDEKRHGRYYRMMKKFYEKTGCPVIVNTSFNIRGEPIVCTPENAYKCFMATNIDCLVIDNFMLLKEEQQEGLLPEIANYKDLFELD